The sequence below is a genomic window from Thalassobaculum sp. OXR-137.
GCCTCCGCCGCCTCGGCCGGCAACATCCTGATCACCCGGTTGATGAAGCGCGGCGCGGCCGGAGTCGTGACGGATGGCGGCCTGCGCGACAGCTATCAGATCGCCGAGTACGACATCCCCTCCTATCACTCGCACCCCTCGCCGCCGACCAACCTGATCAAACACCACGCGGTGGAGACCCTGAACGAGCCGATCGCCTGCGGCGGGGTCGCGGTCTATCCGGGCGACATCCTGGTCGGCGACCTCGACGGCGTGGTCGTCATCCCACGCCACCTGGCCGACGAGGTCGCGAAGGACGCCGCCGAGCAGGAGATCCACGAGGAGTTCATCTATTCCGAAGTGGCCGGCGGCAAGCCGCTGCGCGGCACCTACCCGCCGGACGAGGCCGCCAAGGCGCGCTATGCCGAGTGGCGCAAGAAGCGGGACGGCTGATCCGGTGAGCACCGAGACCACTCCCTCGCCCAGCATCGACGACGCCATCGCCGATTACGACCGGTTGGCGGGGACCCTCGCCCCCCGCTATGCCGGCTCCGGTGCCGCCGAGCGCCTGGTCAAGCGGCACGCGGCGATCCTGCCGAAGCCGCCGGGGCCGGTGCTGGATATCGGCGCCGGCAGCGGTGCCCACGCGGTCGCTTTCGAGGCCGCAGGCTACCGGGTGGTCGCGGTCGAGCCGTCGGCCGGGATGCGGGCGCAGGCGCTGACCCTGTTCCCGGACATGGACGCCGAATGGATCGACGACCGGCTGCCCGACCTCGCCGTGGTGCGGGCGCGGGGCGAACGGTTTGCGTTCATCCTGATCAACGCGGTGTGGATGCACGTCCCGCCGGCCGACCGCGGCACCGCCGTGGCCGCCGTGGCCGATCTTCTGACGCCGGGCGGCATCGTCTCCCTCGCCCTGCGCCAGGGCCCGCCCCCGGCGGACCGGCCGATGTACGAGGTGCTGCCGGAGCCGATTTCCGCCGATTTCCGCGCGGCCGGCTTCGAGGAATTGGAACGCTCCGAGCATGGCGGCGGGGGCGGCTCGGATGCCGGCTTCGTCCGACTGGTCCTGCGCAAACCGTAATCATTTATTATCCGCGTATCTGTTACGGTTATGGGATAGCGCCCGCGATTCAGGATCCCCCGTGACAGAGATGGACGACGATTTCCCCCCTGGGGCGGATCCGGACGCGGCCACCGAACAGAGCGCCACGCCGAAGAAGACGCGACTGCGCGAGGAAGGTCCTCCCACCATGGAGGACCGGCTTGAGGAGATTTCCGACCGGGAGCTCGACGCGGTGCTCGCGGCGCACCAGAAATACGTCAACGGCCGCAACGGCGGCGCCCGCGCCAACCTGTCCTTCAAGAACCTCAGCGACCGCGACCTGTCCGGCCGCGATCTCCGTCACGTGGAGCTGACCGCCGCCCGGCTGCGCGGGGCCAGCCTGTCCGGCGCGAACCTGCGGGCGGCGACCGTCTTCTGCGCCGATCTGCGCGGCGCCAAGCTGGTCAGCGCCCAGCTCGACCGGGCCGACCTGCGGGGATCCTGCCTGCGCGGCGCCAATCTCAGCGGCGCGAGCATGATCGACGCCGATTTCCGCGAGGGCACGCTGTTCCATTGGGACCGCAGCGGCAACCTGACCGCCTGGACCCACGAGACCGACGCGAACAACGCCAGCAGCGCCATCATCCGCAACGCCGACCTCACCGACGCCAAGCTCTCCAACGCCTTCGTCCAGCAGACCGACTTCACGGATTCGATCCTGCGGAACGTGAAGCTCAACCGGGCCGACCTCAGCCATGCGGACCTGACCGGGGTCGATCTCGGCGGTTCCGACCTCAGCGAGGCGAACCTGACGGGGGCAAAGCTCAACGGGGCGATGCTGGCGGACGTGATCCTGAGCCACGCGAACCTGACCGACGCCGACCTGTCCGGTGCGCTGATCGACGCGGTGGACATGGACGCCTCCTCCATCGCCAATGCCACCCTGCCCCGTACGCTGGAATCCCTCGACAAATCCCTGCGCGAGATCCTCGAGCTGCATCTGCGATTCTACCACACGGGCGGGCGCGAGGGCGTGCGGGCCGATCTGGAGCGGGTCGACCTGTCCCACAAGGAACTGGAGCGGGTCACCCTGGTCGCCGGCAACCTGCGCTACGCGGTGCTGCGCGGCGCCAAACTGAGCCGGGCGACCCTGATCATGGCGGATATGGCCTTCGCCGACCTGACCGGCGCGGACCTGTCCTTCGCCGATCTGCGCGGAGCCAACCTCCACCGCGCCCGGCTGAAAAACGCCCGGATGCGGCGGGTGCGCATGGAACCGGTGGATATCGCCGGCTTCGCCATGCAGAAATGGCCGACCAATGCCAGCAACGCGACCTTCGACGACGCCATCCTGGACGAAGCCAATCTGCGGGCGGCCAAGCTGGGGGAGGCGAAATTCCGCAACACGTCCCTGAAGAATACCGATATGAGCGAGGCGGATCTCAAGGGATCGGATTTCACCGGGAGCAGCAGCGGGGCGCTGAAGCTAGACGGGGCGGACACCCGCAATGCCGCGGGGCTGCCGGAACCCACCGAATAGACGGCAGGTCGCATGGTTCAAAACGTCTCCACCGACGAAGCCGTCGAGTTCGCCCGCGGGCTGATCGCCGAACTCCGGGAGCGCCGCCTGTCCGCCCTGGCCGGGGTCTCGACGAAGATCGATCCGGTGACGGAGCGCCGCATCGCCCTGGAGGTCGGCGGCGACGAGCTGAAGGAGCTGGCGAAGCGGCGCCACGGGCTGGAGGAAGCCGCCAAGCGCACCCGCCGTCAGGCCGACGAGCCGCGCAACACGACGACGAACTTCGCGTCGGCCCGCATGTACGAAAAAGCCCGCCGCCAAGACGTGGAGATCGAGCGGGCGGCGCAGAAGGCGCGACAGGCGCGGGCCAAGTTCCAGTTCGTCTACGACGCCGTCATCGCCTCGGAGGCCTTCGCGGAACGGCTTCGCGATGAGATGGCCGCGGCTGATCCGGCCTATGCGCGGGTGGCGCAGCTCGAGGGCGCCATCAGCGGGGTCGAGGCGCTGGTGGATATCTGGATCGCCCGCAAGGGCCAGGGCCACGCGACCGTGGCCGTCGATTTCGGTGCGCTGCGCGACATGGCCCCCTACGACGCCGCCCGGCGGCTGATGCAGCTCGTCCACGGCCGAAGCGGCGGCGGTGGTGACGCTCTCGCCCCGTCCTGAAACTCCGCCGTTCTCTCGCGGCGCCCCAGGCTCTAAGCTGCCGGAAAACCGGTAAGAACCGTCCCTGGGAGGACCCATGACTTTCGAGACCATCACCCTGGAGCGCATCGGCGACGTGGCCCGGCTGTCGATCAACCGGCCGGAGAAGCGCAACGCCGTCAACGAACAGGTCCACCAGGAGATGCGCGCCGCCGTGGCCGAGATCACCGGCGGCAGCGACAAGGCCAAGGCGCTGATCCTGACCGGGACCGGCGACCGCGCTTTCTGCTCGGGCCAGGACCTCTCCGCCCGCATGCCGCCGGAGAGCGGCCCGCCGACCCGCGATCTCGGGGCCGGGCTGGAGATGTACTACAACGCCCTGATCCGCCGCCTGCGCCAGATCGAGATGCCGGTGGTCACCGCCCTGAACGGCGTCGCCGCCGGCGCCGGCGTCGGCGTGGCCCTGGCGGGCGACATCATCCTGGCGGCCCGGTCGGCGAAGATCGTGGTCAGCTTCTGCCGCGTCGGGCTGATCCCCGATGCCGGCGTCACCCACCACCTGCCCCGCCTGATCGGCGAGAACCGGGCGCTCGCCCTGGCACTCACCGCCGATCCGCTCGACGCCGAGACGGCGGAGAAATGGGGACTGGTCTGGAAGGTCCATGACGACGACAAGCTGCAGGACGAGGCGGTCGCTATGGCCGCCAAGCTCGCCAAGCTGTCGCCCCGTGTCGTCCAGCGCACCCGCCGGGTGATGCGGGCGGCCATGTCGAACGACCTGGACACCCAGCTCGCCCTGGAGCGCGATATCCAGCGCGAGGTCGGATTCGGCAACGACTATGCCGAGGGGGTGCGGGCCTTCCTGGAGAAGCGGGAGCCCAAATTCACCGGGACCTGAGCTCCTCCCAGGTCTTCCGCGAGATCCGGTAGAGCACGTGGCGCAGCAGCCGGTGCCCTGCCGGCAGCAGCGGGTGGTCGAAGTCGCCGCTTTCGTCCCGCGTCATGCCGATGCGGCGCATCACCGCCTGGGAGCGGGCGTTCTGAACGGCGGTGAAGGCCACCACCTCCTCGCGGCCGAGCACCCCGAAGGCGAAATCGAGCGAGGCCACCGCCGCCTCGCTCGCGTAGCCCTTGCCCCAGGCATCCCGGCTCAGGCGCCACCCCACCTCGGTGCAGGGACCGCAGGGCAGTTCGGCACCGTAGGCCGGCACGCTCGGCCCGACCATGCCGATGAAACCCGGACCGCCCTTCACCTCCACGGCGAAGAAGCCGAGGCCCTCGGTCTCGATCCGCTCCTTCATACGCAGCGCCAGCGCGTCGCTCTGCGCCCGGTTCAGGGTGTCGGGGAAATGCTCCATCACTTGCCGATCAGCGTTCAGCGCGGCGAAGGAAGCGAAATCGGACTCCCGCCAGGGCCGCAGGATCAGGCGCTCGGTTTCGATCGGCAGGCCGGTGGGAGACATGGGAACACCCTTGGAGTGGGAACGGCCCCCGGACTACCTTAGGCGCCGGATCTTGTGGAGAAGGAAATGACCGTTCGCATCTATCACAACCCGCGCTGCTCCAAGTCGCGCCAGACCCTGGCCCTGCTGCAGGAAAAGGGGATCGAGCCGGAGGTGGTGGAGTACCTGAAGACCCCGCCGAGTGCCGCCGAGTTGGACGGGCTGCTGACCGCCATGGGTCTGGAGCCCCGCGAGGCGATGCGCCGCAAGGAAGCGCCGTATAAGGAGTTGGGCCTGGATGACCCGGCGCTGGACCGGGCCGCGCTGATCGAGGCGATGGTGAAGAACCCGATCCTGATCGAACGCCCGATCGTCGCCAAGGACGGAAAAGCGGCGATGGGCCGGCCGCCGGAGGCGGTGCTGGGGATTCTGTAGGCTCACCCCCGGCCCTTCGACACGCCCCGTCCCGGATCAAGTCCGGAACGGGGCTGCTCAGGGCGAGGTCAAACAACTTTTCACAACTCTGACCTCGCCCTGAGCAGGACCCCGGCTTTCAGCCGGGGGACGTGTCGAAGGGCCGGGATTGCGGAATGAAGGAGCCTGGAGCAAGCCGCCGTTCCCATCTGGAACAGGGCAGCCGCCCTGCCCTAAGATGACCCGTCTCCTCTCCCAGCAACGGGTCCCAGCCATGTCCAAGCTCGATTTCCAGCCGCTTGCCGGTGCCAGTTTCGGCCGTCATGTCCGGGTCACCGGCGCCAACGGCGATGCGGAGGTGATCGAGGCGCTGGAGGCCGAGGCCGACACCCTGCTCAAGGCCTTCTACGACGGCCACGGCTTCATGCTGCTGACCGGCCTGCACAGCATGGCCCGCGACCCGTCGCAGCTCGTGCGCCTGTCGCGGCTGTTCGGCCCGGAAGTGGAAGACTACACCAAGACCGGCATGATTCTGGACCGGGTGCACAAGGAGGTGCCGGAGATCCTGGTGATCTCCAACGCCGCACCGATGAACCAGAAACCGCCGGCCCGGCCGGAACCCGCCCTCACCGCCGACGGCAAGCTGCCGGTGCAGTTCCCGCACCGCCGGGGATGGCATACGGATCAGAGCTACCGCCGTCCGCCGCCGGACATCTCGCTGTTCTACTGCGTCCACCCCGCCCCGATCGACCAGGCGCAGACCCTCTATGCCGACGGCATCTCCGCCTACGAGGCGCTGTCGGACGAGATGAAGGCACGGATCGAGGGGGTGGAGGCGTTGCACGTACAGCCGGGGACCGGGCGCGCCGAACTGGCGGTGAAGGCCGGCGAACCGGTGAAGCCTCTGGGCCCCCTGCAGCAGCCCCAGCGCCAGCCGATCGTGCGCGTCCATCCGGTCACCGGGCAGAAGGCGCTGTATCTCTGCGAGAGCGGTCAGCTCGACTGGATCGAGGGGCCGATCGTCGGCATGGAAAAGGGCGTGGACGGCGACGGCGCCAAGCTGGTCTACGAGCTGATGAGCCACTTCACCAGCGAGCCCTTCGCCTATGTGCAGGAATGGCGGACCGGCGATCTGGTGATCTACGACAACCGCTGCACCATCCACAGCGCCACCTGGTTCGACGGCGACGCGACCGACCGGGTGATGTGGCGCACCACCATCCGCGGCAACCCCGGCCCCGAATATGCGGACGAGGCACCGAGCTGGCTTCCGGCCGCCTGAGCCCGACGCCCTTCGACACGCGCTCCCGGGCCAAGTCCGGGAGCGCCGCTCATGGTGAGGTCAATTTTCTGAGTCATTTGTTTTTGACCTCATCCTGAGCAGGCGCGAAGCGACGTGTCGAAGGGCGACGCGCCGATTGAACGCCGACCACGACAAACGCTAGAATGCCGTGCACTATCCATCCACCGGGTGGAGCACGGATCGGCGCTCGGTATCGGGTCGTCGACGCAAGCGGGGGCGGGCCTTGGAGATCTCACTGGCGACTATCTACGGCCTGCTTGTGGCGATCGGCCTCGTGTCCGTCGACACGGTGCTGAACGCCAACACGCTGTTCCTCGACTCCCATGTCGCCGCCAAGTTCGAAGAGGCCGGCTATTCCGCCGAAGTGGTGGAACAGCATCTGATCAGCGAGCTCGCGATCATCGCCGACACCAAGTCGCTGGTGAAGGCGCCGGTGATCAAATCCAGCGATACGCCGTCCATCTCCGCAGCCCTGGCCTCGGTGGTGAACCTTCAGGCCTCGCTTGAGGCGGCGCAGCAGCTCGTCGGCTTCGCCCCACCCAAGCTCTATGCCGCCGCGGTCCGGCACGGCGAAACCGATACGCTGGAGCTGACCGGCCGCTCGCCGCTGTTCGGCCGCTTCTCGATCTCGGTCGACGGGACGGAGAAGAACACCGATCAGATGATCGAGGAAGCCGCCTACCGGACCTTCCGCGAACTCGACCCCTACACCGCCATCCTGTCGCGCTTCTCGCTCAACCCCGACGATCTGGCGGCGGTCGAGGCGGAGCTCGACGAGGTCCTGGCCCGGGTGCGGACGCTGCCGACCCCCGACACCAAGGCGCAGCTCCAGAACCTCAAGGGCATCATCGCGCTGGACCGCAACGACGTGGAGGGCGCGGTCACCTGGTTCCAGGCCGCGCTGAAGGACGATCCGCATTTCCACGTGGTGCGGCTGAATCTGGCGCTCGCCCTGGTGCAGCTCGACCGCTACAACGAGGCGATCGTCCAGACCAGCTTCATCGCCGATCCGGCCTATTGGCCGATGACGGGCGATCCGGTTCTGCTGTCCGCCGCCCACGTGCTGCGCGCCGTCGCCCATTGGGGCCGAGGCAATCTCCTGGAAGCCAGGAGCGATCTCGACTACGCGATCTACCTGCAACCGACCTCGACCGCTGCCTACTGGTACATGTCCGGCCTCCTACACGCCATGGGGCAGCAGACCAGGGGCGAGATGATGCTGCAGAAGGCGATCGACAACCTGGTCTATTTCGAGACCTATCCGGAAGTCGCGCTGCTGTACTTCTGGGTCTCGGCCGAAGACATGCGCCCGCTGGAGCGGCGCTCCACGACCCTGCCGAGCTGGCGCGACCAGGGACAGTCCAACGCCGTTCCCGCCGTTCCGCAGAGCAAGCCGGACGCGGCCCCGCGTGCGCCGACACCATCGCTGTCGCCGCTGCGCCGAACCACCTGAGGCCGAACCACCTGAGGCCAACGAAAACGGGGCCGCCCGAAGGCGACCCCGCTCCGACGACGGGTCCGGCTCTGGAGGGAGGATCGGACCGTCGCCGGACCGTTATCGCCTCTCCTCCGCCCGGCTTCCAATCGAAGGGCCGTATGACAGCGATCGGGTTTTCCTATCGCTGGTCCGCCGGTCAGGAACCGGCAGCGGCCGAACCCACGGTGAAGCCGCCGCAGATATACATGACCTGCCCGGTCACGAAGCCCGAGCGCCCGTCCATGAAGAAGCTCACCCCGTTGGCGATGTCCGCCGGGGTGCCGAGGCGGCCGACCGGGATGCCGTCGATGATCTTCTGGGTACGCGGATCGCTGGCCGGGTTGGCGGCGTGCCACAGCGGCGTCTCGATGCTGCCCGGGCCGATTGCGTTCACGGTGATGCCCGAGCGCGCCAGCTCCAGCGCCCAGGTGCGGGTCATGCCGTGGATTGCCGACTTAGACGCCGCATAGGCGGTGCGCAGTTCCTTGCCCATGGCGGCGCGCGAGGAGATGGAGACGATGCGCCCGAAGCCTTCCGAGCGCATACCCTCGACCAGCCGCTGGGTGATGGTCAGGATCGGCTTCACGTTCAGCCCCATGACCGCGTCGAAATCCTCCAGCGTCGTGCCATCCAGATCGGCCGGCTTCACATGGCCGACATTGTGGCAGACCCGGGTGATCGGCC
It includes:
- a CDS encoding GNAT family N-acetyltransferase, which produces MSPTGLPIETERLILRPWRESDFASFAALNADRQVMEHFPDTLNRAQSDALALRMKERIETEGLGFFAVEVKGGPGFIGMVGPSVPAYGAELPCGPCTEVGWRLSRDAWGKGYASEAAVASLDFAFGVLGREEVVAFTAVQNARSQAVMRRIGMTRDESGDFDHPLLPAGHRLLRHVLYRISRKTWEELRSR
- a CDS encoding enoyl-CoA hydratase-related protein — its product is MTFETITLERIGDVARLSINRPEKRNAVNEQVHQEMRAAVAEITGGSDKAKALILTGTGDRAFCSGQDLSARMPPESGPPTRDLGAGLEMYYNALIRRLRQIEMPVVTALNGVAAGAGVGVALAGDIILAARSAKIVVSFCRVGLIPDAGVTHHLPRLIGENRALALALTADPLDAETAEKWGLVWKVHDDDKLQDEAVAMAAKLAKLSPRVVQRTRRVMRAAMSNDLDTQLALERDIQREVGFGNDYAEGVRAFLEKREPKFTGT
- a CDS encoding class I SAM-dependent methyltransferase, with amino-acid sequence MSTETTPSPSIDDAIADYDRLAGTLAPRYAGSGAAERLVKRHAAILPKPPGPVLDIGAGSGAHAVAFEAAGYRVVAVEPSAGMRAQALTLFPDMDAEWIDDRLPDLAVVRARGERFAFILINAVWMHVPPADRGTAVAAVADLLTPGGIVSLALRQGPPPADRPMYEVLPEPISADFRAAGFEELERSEHGGGGGSDAGFVRLVLRKP
- a CDS encoding pentapeptide repeat-containing protein encodes the protein MDDDFPPGADPDAATEQSATPKKTRLREEGPPTMEDRLEEISDRELDAVLAAHQKYVNGRNGGARANLSFKNLSDRDLSGRDLRHVELTAARLRGASLSGANLRAATVFCADLRGAKLVSAQLDRADLRGSCLRGANLSGASMIDADFREGTLFHWDRSGNLTAWTHETDANNASSAIIRNADLTDAKLSNAFVQQTDFTDSILRNVKLNRADLSHADLTGVDLGGSDLSEANLTGAKLNGAMLADVILSHANLTDADLSGALIDAVDMDASSIANATLPRTLESLDKSLREILELHLRFYHTGGREGVRADLERVDLSHKELERVTLVAGNLRYAVLRGAKLSRATLIMADMAFADLTGADLSFADLRGANLHRARLKNARMRRVRMEPVDIAGFAMQKWPTNASNATFDDAILDEANLRAAKLGEAKFRNTSLKNTDMSEADLKGSDFTGSSSGALKLDGADTRNAAGLPEPTE
- a CDS encoding ribonuclease activity regulator RraA; protein product: MSTDTLSDETREKLSTVSTATLTTQMYKRGFRNVFMQGVGRLTTAHDRNMVGPAFTLRYIPAREDLDDLSVFQDYDHPQRKAIETCPEGHVLVMDSRGDASAASAGNILITRLMKRGAAGVVTDGGLRDSYQIAEYDIPSYHSHPSPPTNLIKHHAVETLNEPIACGGVAVYPGDILVGDLDGVVVIPRHLADEVAKDAAEQEIHEEFIYSEVAGGKPLRGTYPPDEAAKARYAEWRKKRDG
- a CDS encoding SDR family NAD(P)-dependent oxidoreductase, translating into MERALVTGGSRSIGRGIVERLIEDGYEVVILDRVEPDPPIQTRWVEVDLLNTDAIHAALDDVLKDGPITRVCHNVGHVKPADLDGTTLEDFDAVMGLNVKPILTITQRLVEGMRSEGFGRIVSISSRAAMGKELRTAYAASKSAIHGMTRTWALELARSGITVNAIGPGSIETPLWHAANPASDPRTQKIIDGIPVGRLGTPADIANGVSFFMDGRSGFVTGQVMYICGGFTVGSAAAGS
- a CDS encoding TauD/TfdA family dioxygenase, with amino-acid sequence MSKLDFQPLAGASFGRHVRVTGANGDAEVIEALEAEADTLLKAFYDGHGFMLLTGLHSMARDPSQLVRLSRLFGPEVEDYTKTGMILDRVHKEVPEILVISNAAPMNQKPPARPEPALTADGKLPVQFPHRRGWHTDQSYRRPPPDISLFYCVHPAPIDQAQTLYADGISAYEALSDEMKARIEGVEALHVQPGTGRAELAVKAGEPVKPLGPLQQPQRQPIVRVHPVTGQKALYLCESGQLDWIEGPIVGMEKGVDGDGAKLVYELMSHFTSEPFAYVQEWRTGDLVIYDNRCTIHSATWFDGDATDRVMWRTTIRGNPGPEYADEAPSWLPAA
- the arsC gene encoding arsenate reductase (glutaredoxin) (This arsenate reductase requires both glutathione and glutaredoxin to convert arsenate to arsenite, after which the efflux transporter formed by ArsA and ArsB can extrude the arsenite from the cell, providing resistance.), with amino-acid sequence MTVRIYHNPRCSKSRQTLALLQEKGIEPEVVEYLKTPPSAAELDGLLTAMGLEPREAMRRKEAPYKELGLDDPALDRAALIEAMVKNPILIERPIVAKDGKAAMGRPPEAVLGIL